A genomic stretch from Juglans microcarpa x Juglans regia isolate MS1-56 chromosome 3S, Jm3101_v1.0, whole genome shotgun sequence includes:
- the LOC121257556 gene encoding uncharacterized protein LOC121257556: MGTKVHCKSYLPGFYPMRDLNENSNSCSWPLYYGDKTMVNGQYYNAFLPRAATDLYPGYDKDVVKQTILKHEETFRTQVYELHRLYRIQKDLMDEFKRKELHKNIMPVETLFSSSPLASQITSGDAQKWYIPSFPPEKSVSARPSVSGVEDIHSPLSSMKRNGTQVGPFPSQNGGSSKDLEVLDSRPTKVRRKLIDLQLPADEYIDTEEGEQFSEEKASGMSSYHSNINHMVATDNGVKLFLGDGGKSGFQGDALKPDMYLESRNGLADLNEPIQVEETNASGHVDLLGQVVSYHETRGLDLSAKPNLQFQSLPKGISLNSHHGSDNGTRNSWHLESRGNGKGWFDHVLEAGHGKSDLKSGSQVLQPEVSSQPMQVLLKVHEPSAYHLTDQSKIGLWNERTVCASETPDRSHEISSNKHLGSMVTSHMPSPYPIVPSSDLAKSWSHSVSSWEKQSSSLSQKSISGKKQPCLNSSAASLSKSCQSSVQSNGFFGDAWHLKSNSSCNPGSGNEAPNINGFYQGSSSGSKELSVHLPSISYDYLNCVNDHNRAPDQFSNNSFVKYSKGSDYMDMRSVKDESLNVVLPNHSSNKVAPRQGFEIIDGGQKHEDHLSVLPWLRPKPSSKNETSNAGRVLNTEELSFLQSSPSQVSNKKEMEKNIKVVSCSNDVEIKRIEIDDYPTNRKILGFPIFEKSHISENESCSFTSPSMSLPLPLKGEVVENNRKNRDLDMNLPCEPAVPDFGQTAEVFVKDKKTDANVSIFRHNIDLNSCISDDEASLLPSIPSTNVKITAGIDLEAPVVAETKEDDTHGDAAEKQHDAPLQLEQHNIEHLQDELMMVAAEAIISISTSGLLNQFNNVTCNPSAASVTDHLNWFAEIVSSYGQDIEGKSDALLRVKDGDDNEEEGSDYFELMTLKLMETKEEDYMPKPLVPESLKLEETGTTVLPNRPRKGQARRGRQRRDFQRDILPGLASLSRHEVTEDLQTFGGLMRATGHSWHSGLTRRSSTRNGCGRGRRRSAASSSPTMPTSPACTPLIQQLNNTEVGLEDRSLAGWGKTTRRPRRQRCPAGNHALIPLT; the protein is encoded by the exons ATGGGAACAAAAGTGCATTGTAAAAGTTATTTGCCAGGATTTTACCCAATGAGGGATCTTAACGAGAATTCTAACAGCTGTAGCTGGCCCCTATATTATGGTGATAAAACCATGGTAAATGGGCAGTATTATAATGCTTTCCTGCCCAGGGCTGCTACAGATCTGTATCCAGGTTATGACAAGGATGTAGTGAAGCAGACAATACTCAAGCATGAGGAAACATTCAGAACTCAg GTCTATGAACTTCACCGCCTATACAGAATACAGAAGGATTTGATGGATGAATTCAAGAGGAAAGAACTACATAAAAACATTATGCCTGTTGAGACATTATTTTCATCGAGCCCCTTAGCTTCTCAAATTACATCGGGAGATGCTCAGAAATGGTATATCCCCAGCTTCCCTCCAGAGAAATCTGTTTCTGCTAGACCATCTGTTTCAGGTGTTGAGGACATTCATTCTCCTTTGAGTTCTATGAAAAGAAATGGCACACAAGTTGGTCCTTTTCCATCCCAAAATGGGGGTAGTTCGAAGGATTTAGAGGTGCTGGACTCCAGACCCACGAAGGTCAGGAGAAAATTGATTGATCTTCAACTTCCAGCTGATGAATACATTGATACTGAAGAAGGGGAACAGTTCAGTGAAGAAAAAGCTTCTGGTATGTCGAGTTATCATTCTAACATAAATCATATGGTAGCCACTGATAATGGCGTAAAGCTGTTTCTTGGCGATGGTGGGAAGAGTGGCTTTCAAGGAGATGCTTTGAAACCTGATATGTATTTAGAGAGCAGAAATGGTTTGGCTGACTTAAATGAGCCTATTCAGGTTGAAGAAACAAATGCTTCTGGACATGTAGATCTTCTGGGCCAGGTTGTCTCTTACCATGAGACTCGAGGCCTGGATCTGTCTGCTAAACCTAACTTGCAGTTTCAAAGTTTGCCAAAGGGAATTTCACTCAACTCCCACCATGGAAGTGATAATGGGACTCGAAACAGTTGGCACTTAGAGAGCAGAGGAAATGGAAAAGGGTGGTTTGACCATGTGCTTGAAGCAG GGCACGGTAAAAGTGACTTGAAATCTGGTTCTCAAGTTCTCCAACCAGAGGTATCTTCCCAGCCAATGCAAGTTTTGCTTAAAGTTCATGAACCTTCTGCTTACCATCTAACTGATCAAAGCAAGATCGGATTGTGGAATGAAAGAACAGTGTGCGCTTCAGAAACCCCAGATAGAAGTCATGAAATCTCCAGCAATAAGCATCTGGGGTCAATGGTGACTTCCCATATGCCCAGCCCATATCCTATTGTTCCTTCCTCTGATTTGGCCAAGTCTTGGTCTCACTCAGTTTCATCTTGGGAAAAACAAAGTAGCTCCTTAAGTCAGAAGTCAATATCAGGTAAAAAACAACCATGTTTGAACTCATCTGCTGCTTCATTGAGTAAGAGTTGTCAGTCATCAGTGCAGAGCAATGGATTTTTTGGAGATGCATGGCATCTTAAGAGCAATTCTAGCTGTAACCCGGGTTCTGGAAATGAAGCGCCTAACATAAATGGATTTTACCAGGGGTCATCATCTGGGTCCAAGGAACTATCGGTTCACCTCCCTTCAATCAGCTATGATTATCTGAACTGTGTTAATGATCATAACAGAGCTCCAGATCAATTCAGCAATAATAGTTTTGTGAAGTACTCTAAGGGTTCAGATTACATGGACATGAGATCTGTGAAAGATGAGAGCTTGAATGTGGTTCTTCCAAACCATTCATCCAACAAAGTAGCTCCCAGGCAAGGTTTTGAGATCATAGATGGAGGACAGAAGCATGAAGACCATCTTTCAGTCTTGCCATGGCTCAGACCTAAGCCTTCTTCTAAGAATGAGACCTCCAATGCCGGGAGAGTTTTAAACACAGAGGAGCTGAGTTTCCTGCAATCTTCACCAAGTCAGGTGTCCAACAAAAAGGAGATGGAAAAGAACATAAAAGTGGTTTCTTGTTCTAATGATGTTGAGATCAAGAGGATTGAAATAGATGACTACCCAactaatagaaaaattcttggGTTTCCAATATTTGAGAAGTCTCATATTTCTGAAAATGAGTCTTGTTCTTTCACCTCCCCCTCTATGTCCCTTCCTCTCCCATTAAAAGGTGAAGTTGTGGAGAATAACAGGAAAAACAGAGACCTTGATATGAACTTGCCTTGTGAACCTGCAGTTCCTGACTTTGGTCAGACAGCAGAAGTTTTTGTCAAAGATAAGAAAACAGATGCAAATGTTTCTATTTTCAGACATAACATTGATCTGAATTCCTGTATAAGTGATGATGAAGCATCCTTGTTACCTTCTATTCCAAGCACTAACGTGAAGATTACAGCAGGGATAGATTTAGAAGCCCCTGTAGTTGCTGAGACTAAGGAGGATGACACTCacggagatgctgccgaaaagCAGCATGATGCTCCTTTACAACTAGAACAACACAATATTGAGCACCTACAGGATGAACTTATGATGGTAGCAGCAGAGGCAATCATTTCCATCTCAACATCAGGTTTGCTCAATCAGTTTAATAATGTTACTTGCAATCCATCAGCAGCCTCTGTGACAGACCACCTTAATTGGTTTGCGGAGATAGTTTCCTCATATGGACAAGACATTGAGGGCAAGTCTGATGCTCTTTTGAGAGTCAAAGATGGTGatgacaatgaagaagaagggagTGATTACTTTGAGTTGATGACATTAAAACTAATGGAGACCAAGGAAGAAGATTATATGCCTAAACCTCTGGTTCCAGAAAGCTTAAAGCTGGAGGAAACTGGAACTACTGTATTACCAAATCGGCCCCGAAAGGGCCAGGCAAGGAGGGGGAGGCAGAGGAGGGACTTCCAAAGAGACATCCTTCCAGGCCTTGCTTCTCTTTCAAGGCATGAGGTAACAGAAGATCTTCAAACGTTTGGCGGGCTAATGAGAGCAACAGGTCATTCGTGGCATTCAGGGTTAACGAGGAGGAGCTCCACCAGGAATGGATGTGGGAGGGGGAGGCGACGGTCAGCAGCGAGTTCCTCGCCTACCATGCCAACAAGCCCAGCTTGCACTCCACTGATACAACAGCTTAATAACACTGAAGTGGGACTGGAGGATAGAAGCCTAGCAGGGTGGGGGAAGACGACTAGACGACCCCGCCGGCAGAGATGCCCCGCAGGTAATCATGCATTGATCCCTTTAACCTAG